One genomic region from Thermococcus sp. encodes:
- a CDS encoding cysteine desulfurase yields the protein MKVPDDIRKDIPLTNEVIYFDNTATSLTPKPVVEAMDEYYLRYRANVHRGVHRLSQMATHKYEESRKVVADFINAKFEEIVFTKNTSESLNLVALGLENIFRPGDKIVTTPYEHHSDLLPWQRLAKKKGLRLEFIEGDNEGNLDLSDAERKIRGAKLVAVQHVSNALGVIHEVEELGKLAKEEGAIFVVDAAQSAGHMEVDVKKLHADFLAFSGHKGPMGPTGIGVLYINEEFFDVFEPPLIGGGTIEDVDLDGYRLAEPPERFEAGTPNIGGAIGLAAGIKYIERIGLDKIERQEKKLVKRTVEGLDELEIPWYGPKNLKKHAGVVSFNVPPLHPHDVAAILDENNIMVRSGHHCALPVMKKLGINGTVRASFHVYNSVEEVETFLGVLENLVKELRG from the coding sequence ATGAAAGTGCCCGATGATATAAGGAAGGACATACCCCTGACGAATGAGGTTATCTATTTTGACAACACCGCGACTTCTCTAACGCCGAAACCTGTCGTCGAGGCCATGGACGAGTATTACCTCAGATACCGCGCAAACGTCCACAGGGGAGTTCACAGGCTCTCACAGATGGCGACGCACAAATACGAGGAGAGCAGGAAGGTTGTTGCTGACTTCATCAACGCGAAGTTTGAGGAGATAGTTTTCACCAAGAACACCAGTGAGAGCTTAAACCTCGTGGCCCTCGGGCTGGAGAACATCTTCAGGCCCGGGGACAAGATAGTCACCACCCCCTACGAGCACCACTCGGATTTGCTCCCATGGCAGAGGCTGGCAAAGAAAAAGGGCCTGAGACTGGAGTTTATTGAAGGGGACAACGAGGGCAACCTCGATTTAAGCGACGCTGAGAGGAAGATAAGAGGGGCAAAATTGGTGGCGGTTCAGCACGTCTCCAACGCCCTTGGTGTTATTCACGAGGTCGAAGAGCTCGGAAAACTCGCAAAGGAAGAGGGGGCAATCTTCGTCGTTGACGCGGCCCAAAGCGCCGGCCACATGGAAGTTGACGTTAAGAAGCTCCACGCAGACTTCTTGGCTTTTTCAGGGCACAAGGGACCGATGGGGCCGACGGGAATAGGGGTCCTTTACATAAACGAGGAGTTCTTCGACGTCTTTGAGCCGCCGCTCATCGGGGGCGGGACTATTGAAGACGTTGACCTCGACGGTTACAGGCTTGCCGAGCCCCCTGAGCGCTTCGAGGCGGGAACGCCGAACATAGGCGGGGCAATAGGCCTTGCCGCAGGTATAAAATACATCGAGAGGATAGGCCTCGATAAGATTGAGAGGCAGGAGAAGAAGCTTGTGAAAAGAACCGTTGAGGGTCTCGATGAACTTGAAATCCCGTGGTACGGGCCGAAGAACCTGAAGAAGCACGCGGGAGTTGTGAGCTTCAACGTTCCGCCCCTCCATCCCCACGACGTTGCGGCGATACTCGACGAGAACAACATAATGGTTCGCTCCGGTCACCACTGCGCTCTACCGGTGATGAAGAAGCTCGGAATAAACGGCACCGTCAGGGCTTCCTTCCACGTCTACAACAGCGTTGAGGAGGTCGAGACTTTCCTCGGGGTTCTTGAGAATTTGGTAAAGGAACTCAGGGGCTAA
- a CDS encoding ATP-NAD kinase family protein, which produces MIGLIVNPIAGMGGRVALKGTDGVVDEAIRRGARPVSPELVRLFLRELSHYGEAKSITFLTGPGPLGEDYLREFGFNFEVIPLEIRYRDVEGVKIPDTTAEHTKKLAREMLGRVELIVFAGGDGTARDLLEIVDRKVPILGIPTGVKMYSGVFAVSPEKAAEVLVKFLHGEAKIEEREVRDIDEESFRRDEVRARTYGRALVPVVEGLVQGNKEAVRIDEAEELEALAEAVAEEILESDGIYFLGSGSTLKRIKERLGIEGTLLGVDIVEVQDGEARLLVKDATERDLLKFVDKNPRVVVTVVGGLNFLFGRGNQQFSAEVLRRIPKENILVVATPDKIKGPVRVYTGDREVDGRLRGYIRVRVSPWMEKLVKVI; this is translated from the coding sequence ATGATTGGCCTTATAGTCAACCCTATAGCAGGTATGGGCGGTAGAGTGGCCCTCAAGGGCACAGACGGTGTCGTCGATGAGGCAATCAGGCGGGGGGCCAGACCTGTTTCGCCCGAGCTGGTCAGGCTGTTCCTAAGGGAACTTTCCCACTACGGGGAGGCAAAATCGATAACATTCCTCACAGGGCCGGGCCCACTCGGGGAGGACTATCTGAGGGAGTTCGGTTTTAACTTTGAGGTAATTCCCCTGGAGATTCGCTATCGCGATGTTGAGGGCGTTAAAATTCCCGACACAACGGCCGAGCACACGAAAAAACTTGCCCGCGAGATGCTTGGGAGGGTGGAACTCATAGTCTTCGCCGGTGGGGACGGAACGGCTAGGGATTTGTTGGAAATCGTTGATAGGAAGGTTCCAATACTTGGAATCCCGACGGGGGTTAAGATGTACTCAGGGGTTTTTGCAGTATCTCCTGAAAAGGCCGCGGAGGTTCTCGTTAAGTTCCTCCACGGTGAGGCCAAGATTGAGGAGCGGGAGGTAAGGGACATAGACGAGGAATCCTTCAGGCGGGACGAGGTAAGGGCCAGAACCTATGGGCGAGCACTTGTTCCTGTCGTTGAGGGGCTCGTTCAGGGTAATAAGGAGGCCGTTAGAATCGACGAAGCCGAGGAACTTGAGGCTTTGGCTGAAGCAGTTGCTGAAGAAATCCTTGAGAGCGATGGAATTTATTTCCTTGGTTCCGGTTCAACACTCAAGAGGATTAAAGAGAGGCTCGGCATAGAGGGAACGCTCCTTGGAGTTGATATCGTGGAAGTTCAGGATGGAGAGGCAAGGCTCCTCGTGAAGGATGCAACCGAGAGGGATTTGCTGAAGTTCGTAGATAAGAACCCCAGAGTTGTTGTGACGGTTGTTGGAGGTTTGAACTTCCTCTTCGGTAGGGGCAACCAGCAGTTCTCGGCCGAGGTTCTCAGGAGGATTCCCAAGGAGAACATCCTCGTCGTAGCGACCCCCGACAAGATTAAGGGACCTGTTAGAGTCTACACCGGCGATAGGGAAGTTGATGGAAGGTTAAGGGGATACATAAGGGTTCGTGTAAGTCCGTGGATGGAGAAACTTGTGAAGGTAATCTGA
- a CDS encoding 60S ribosomal export protein NMD3: MSERFCYRCGISESEGGPLIEGLCQVCYRKENPVLLIGDEINTELCQNCGSYRKRGIWVDPKSYELEELIFEVAENALLEELEDSFSDKIREYEVLTPDELEEIDDLPVGRAVVSFEPVDFHIEHFPAIIVYEVRVKARTHELQRELHDESKRVTVYVRQTVCPRCQKFLGGYFEAILQVRAEGRPLSDEERKAIGKLVEEKVDEIMRKDRMGFIQDTIEKEEGLDFYMGSTSSARKIAQAIKERFGGTISEAYELVGMDRQTSREVYRTSVSVRIPKFRKGDIVSDRKGNVYEVEKVDGKGLTLRNLENWENEHLDWKTARREQVDTVEHEESEAMVTSVTPGEVQLMDMGNYETYELNRPPFEVSEGEVYRMVRVGKRRYFRSRK, encoded by the coding sequence ATGAGCGAGAGGTTCTGTTACAGGTGTGGAATAAGCGAGAGTGAAGGAGGTCCTCTTATCGAGGGGCTCTGTCAGGTCTGCTACCGCAAGGAAAATCCCGTTCTGCTGATTGGTGACGAAATTAACACCGAGCTCTGTCAGAACTGTGGGAGCTACAGGAAGAGAGGCATCTGGGTTGATCCCAAAAGCTACGAACTCGAGGAGCTCATCTTTGAGGTAGCGGAAAACGCCCTGCTGGAAGAGCTTGAGGATTCCTTCAGCGACAAAATACGGGAGTACGAGGTTCTAACTCCAGATGAGCTTGAGGAAATAGACGACCTTCCTGTTGGCAGGGCAGTTGTTTCCTTTGAGCCGGTTGACTTTCACATCGAGCACTTCCCTGCGATAATCGTCTACGAAGTCCGGGTCAAGGCAAGGACCCACGAGCTCCAGAGGGAACTCCACGACGAGAGCAAGCGCGTTACCGTCTACGTCCGTCAGACAGTTTGTCCTCGCTGTCAAAAGTTCCTCGGTGGCTACTTTGAGGCAATTCTCCAGGTCCGCGCTGAGGGCAGGCCCCTGAGCGATGAGGAGAGAAAGGCAATAGGAAAACTCGTGGAGGAGAAGGTTGACGAGATAATGAGGAAGGACAGGATGGGATTCATACAGGACACGATAGAGAAGGAGGAGGGCCTTGACTTCTACATGGGCTCGACCTCAAGTGCCAGGAAGATAGCCCAGGCCATAAAGGAGCGCTTTGGCGGGACGATAAGCGAGGCCTACGAGCTCGTTGGTATGGACAGGCAGACGAGCAGGGAAGTTTACAGGACGAGCGTGAGCGTGAGGATTCCAAAGTTCAGGAAGGGCGACATAGTCTCCGACAGGAAGGGGAACGTCTACGAGGTGGAGAAGGTTGATGGAAAGGGGTTAACGCTTAGGAACCTTGAGAACTGGGAGAACGAGCACCTCGACTGGAAGACAGCTAGGAGGGAGCAGGTTGATACCGTGGAGCACGAGGAGAGCGAGGCGATGGTAACTAGCGTAACCCCCGGCGAGGTTCAGCTCATGGATATGGGTAACTACGAGACATACGAGCTCAACAGACCTCCCTTCGAGGTTAGCGAGGGAGAAGTTTACAGGATGGTCCGCGTCGGAAAGAGGAGGTACTTCAGGAGCAGGAAGTGA
- a CDS encoding DUF424 domain-containing protein, with protein MIYVKVYRVQGEVLLAACDEELLGKTFREGELKLEVKERFYKGELVEEEKLEELLEEATIANLTGERCVSKAIELGYVNPERVLRIEGVPHAQMAKMFF; from the coding sequence ATGATATACGTCAAGGTTTATCGCGTTCAGGGAGAGGTTCTTCTCGCGGCATGTGATGAAGAACTGCTCGGAAAGACCTTCCGCGAGGGCGAGCTGAAGCTTGAGGTGAAGGAGCGCTTTTACAAGGGCGAACTCGTTGAGGAGGAAAAGCTCGAAGAACTTCTGGAGGAAGCGACGATAGCCAACCTAACGGGCGAAAGGTGCGTTTCAAAGGCCATCGAGCTTGGCTACGTGAATCCTGAGAGGGTTCTTAGAATTGAGGGCGTCCCCCACGCCCAGATGGCGAAGATGTTCTTCTGA
- a CDS encoding potassium channel family protein: MCEYTYENGKKCRLKPVEGSKYCPLHIPYDEGEALLGDKIRELKAETFQRRLKIGQSYFEGVYLYDVTIKDYRSERILVLKNSQIKSLVIEDSNFKGLILLNSSVDRLILFQSRVEVILVKGSTVFGLNILRVDFSSNVSIRDSSVKYLMINSTQYVGEREEETYGGKSAKGLIELSNLRDIRRIGINARYPLLRKILEEHGVNVSEAGKRAVKVRSLVIRDVSFDTAPRFKRQVRLSIAGFSGNLILENLDVFGHVEVKWSHLKNPEFVHVLIHSNLIMRKSQIVVDSTWTMTVLPSLPLEMILSGFMIIEDCRFNNPYAEEVFYRLARTSWERSGDFERADSYYYLEMVARRKARLKARYGGIKKLLNRFEVAFEWLFADLTCKYGTDWKRPILIWLFAVNVIFPVMFFLTQSVQGLSNHLTFLDYEYFSIVTATTLGYGDYHPIGVGRVIASIEALFGMFMWAVFLTVFARKYMR; encoded by the coding sequence ATGTGCGAGTACACCTATGAAAACGGCAAAAAGTGCCGGCTTAAGCCTGTTGAGGGCTCCAAGTACTGTCCCCTCCATATTCCCTACGATGAGGGTGAGGCCTTACTCGGGGATAAAATCAGGGAACTCAAGGCGGAGACATTCCAGCGCCGTTTAAAGATTGGTCAAAGTTACTTTGAGGGTGTTTACCTCTATGACGTGACGATTAAAGATTACCGAAGTGAGAGGATTCTCGTCCTCAAGAATTCCCAGATTAAAAGCCTCGTGATAGAGGATTCCAACTTCAAGGGGCTTATACTCCTCAACTCGAGTGTAGATAGGCTCATCCTGTTTCAGTCCAGGGTTGAGGTTATCCTCGTCAAGGGCTCCACGGTCTTTGGCCTCAACATTCTGCGCGTTGATTTCTCAAGCAACGTCTCGATTAGGGACTCGAGCGTGAAGTACCTCATGATAAACTCAACCCAGTACGTTGGTGAGAGGGAGGAGGAGACCTACGGCGGAAAGAGCGCTAAGGGTCTAATCGAGCTCTCCAACCTCAGAGATATAAGGAGGATTGGAATCAACGCCCGCTATCCCCTGTTGAGGAAGATACTCGAGGAGCATGGGGTTAATGTTTCAGAGGCGGGTAAAAGAGCTGTAAAGGTCCGTTCGCTCGTAATTCGCGACGTATCCTTTGACACCGCCCCGAGGTTCAAGAGACAGGTGAGGCTGTCAATAGCGGGTTTTTCTGGGAACTTAATCCTCGAAAACCTTGACGTCTTCGGCCACGTTGAGGTCAAATGGAGCCACCTGAAGAACCCCGAGTTCGTCCACGTTCTGATTCACAGCAACCTGATTATGAGGAAGTCTCAGATAGTCGTTGACTCCACGTGGACGATGACGGTTCTTCCAAGCCTCCCCTTGGAGATGATACTCAGCGGTTTCATGATAATCGAGGACTGTCGCTTCAATAACCCCTACGCTGAGGAAGTCTTCTACCGCCTTGCCAGAACGAGCTGGGAGCGTAGCGGAGATTTTGAAAGGGCCGACAGCTATTACTACCTTGAGATGGTTGCAAGGCGGAAAGCTAGACTTAAAGCCAGGTATGGAGGAATTAAGAAGCTTTTGAACAGATTTGAGGTCGCCTTTGAGTGGTTGTTTGCTGACCTGACCTGCAAATATGGAACGGACTGGAAAAGGCCCATTCTAATTTGGCTCTTTGCAGTTAACGTGATTTTCCCAGTCATGTTTTTCTTGACTCAAAGCGTTCAGGGCCTCTCCAACCATCTAACGTTCCTCGACTACGAGTACTTCAGCATAGTTACCGCAACAACCCTCGGTTACGGCGACTACCACCCGATAGGCGTCGGAAGGGTCATAGCTTCAATCGAAGCCCTCTTCGGAATGTTCATGTGGGCGGTCTTCCTTACGGTCTTCGCGCGGAAGTACATGAGGTGA
- the cdr gene encoding CoA-disulfide reductase — translation MGMKRVVIIGGGAAGMSTASRVKRLRPEWDVKVFEATEWVSHAPCGIPYVVEGISPTEKLMHYPPEVFIKKRGIDLHLKAEVIEVEQGHVRVREEDGEHTYEWDYLVFANGASPRVPAVEGIDLPGVFKADLPPDAVAIKEYMEKNRVENVVIIGGGYIGVEMAEAFSAQGKNVTLIERGERVMKKAFDKEITDILEEGMRKRINLRTEEILMRIEGKERVEKVITDAGEYQADLVILATGIKPNIELAKQIGVRIGETGAIWTNERMETSVENVYAAGDVAETKHLITGRRVWIPLAPAGNKMGYVAGSNIAGKELHFPGVLGTSVTKFFEVEIGKTGLTEAEAIKEGYDVRTAFIKASTRPHYYPGAKPIWLKGVVDNETNRLLGVQAVGAEILPRIDTAAAMLTAGFTTKDAFFTDLAYAPPFAPVWDPLIVLARVLKF, via the coding sequence ATGGGAATGAAGAGGGTCGTTATCATCGGTGGCGGAGCCGCGGGAATGAGCACTGCCTCGCGCGTCAAGAGGCTCAGGCCCGAGTGGGATGTCAAGGTTTTTGAGGCAACAGAATGGGTCAGCCACGCGCCCTGTGGTATTCCATACGTGGTCGAGGGAATTTCACCGACCGAGAAGCTGATGCACTATCCACCTGAGGTCTTCATAAAGAAGCGCGGTATAGACCTGCACCTAAAGGCCGAGGTCATTGAAGTTGAGCAGGGCCACGTTCGCGTTAGGGAGGAAGATGGCGAGCACACCTACGAGTGGGACTACCTGGTTTTCGCAAACGGAGCTTCTCCAAGGGTTCCAGCGGTTGAGGGAATTGACCTCCCGGGTGTCTTTAAGGCGGACCTTCCTCCAGATGCAGTCGCCATAAAGGAATACATGGAGAAAAACCGCGTTGAGAACGTCGTCATCATAGGCGGTGGCTACATAGGCGTCGAGATGGCCGAAGCTTTCTCAGCTCAGGGAAAGAACGTCACGCTCATCGAGCGCGGTGAGAGAGTGATGAAGAAGGCCTTCGACAAGGAAATCACCGATATTCTAGAGGAGGGGATGAGGAAGAGGATAAACCTCCGCACCGAGGAAATCCTGATGCGCATCGAGGGCAAGGAGAGAGTTGAGAAGGTAATCACAGATGCAGGTGAATACCAAGCCGACCTTGTAATTCTCGCCACTGGAATCAAGCCCAACATCGAGCTGGCCAAGCAGATTGGAGTCAGGATAGGCGAGACTGGAGCGATATGGACGAACGAAAGGATGGAAACGAGCGTGGAGAACGTTTATGCCGCTGGAGACGTTGCCGAAACAAAGCACCTCATAACCGGGAGGCGCGTTTGGATTCCGCTGGCTCCGGCAGGAAACAAGATGGGTTACGTAGCTGGGAGCAACATAGCTGGCAAAGAGCTCCACTTCCCCGGTGTCCTCGGAACGAGCGTGACGAAGTTCTTCGAGGTGGAGATAGGAAAGACTGGCCTTACCGAGGCCGAGGCCATAAAGGAGGGCTACGACGTCAGGACTGCTTTCATAAAGGCAAGCACCAGGCCCCACTATTATCCGGGGGCAAAACCGATATGGCTGAAGGGCGTTGTTGACAACGAGACCAACAGGCTCCTCGGCGTTCAGGCAGTTGGCGCTGAAATCCTTCCGAGGATAGACACCGCCGCGGCAATGCTTACCGCTGGTTTCACAACGAAGGACGCCTTCTTTACGGACTTAGCTTACGCACCGCCCTTCGCTCCCGTCTGGGACCCGCTCATAGTCCTCGCCAGGGTCCTCAAGTTCTGA
- a CDS encoding P-loop NTPase, with protein sequence MKVLVSGKGGCGKSTISAMLGKYLAGKGYRVLIIDADESNPGLYRMLGLPRVKTLAEHLGGKKRAKILMAAEGQGELDEELFDWTLDDIPEEILAKKGNLAVLTIGKIEEAEEGCACPYGFLARKLLEGIKLRDNEVIIVDTEAGIEHFGRGVDKYVDVVIDVAEPSAESIELSRKIASLSESLGLKHVLVLNKALPGVEDKLPVKPDVVIPFDKNFILDSLNGREVEPIEQIEELWKIINR encoded by the coding sequence ATGAAGGTCCTCGTGAGCGGTAAGGGTGGCTGTGGAAAGAGCACAATAAGCGCGATGCTCGGAAAGTATCTGGCGGGAAAGGGCTACCGCGTTTTAATCATCGATGCGGACGAGTCAAACCCCGGTCTTTACAGGATGCTTGGCCTGCCGAGGGTTAAGACGCTGGCGGAGCATCTGGGAGGAAAGAAGAGGGCAAAGATACTCATGGCGGCAGAAGGCCAGGGGGAGCTCGATGAGGAGCTCTTCGACTGGACACTCGACGATATTCCAGAGGAGATTCTCGCGAAGAAGGGCAACCTCGCGGTTCTCACAATCGGAAAGATTGAGGAGGCCGAGGAAGGCTGTGCCTGTCCCTATGGCTTCCTAGCCAGAAAGCTCCTCGAAGGAATAAAGCTCCGGGACAACGAGGTCATCATCGTTGACACCGAGGCAGGAATAGAGCACTTTGGCAGGGGCGTTGACAAGTACGTTGACGTTGTAATTGACGTTGCGGAGCCTTCTGCTGAATCAATCGAGCTGTCAAGGAAGATAGCCTCGCTGAGCGAGAGCCTTGGCCTGAAGCACGTCCTCGTTCTCAACAAGGCCCTGCCCGGTGTCGAGGATAAACTCCCTGTGAAGCCCGACGTTGTGATTCCTTTCGACAAGAACTTTATCCTGGACAGTTTGAATGGAAGGGAAGTTGAGCCTATAGAACAGATTGAAGAGCTCTGGAAGATAATCAACAGGTGA
- the acs gene encoding acetate--CoA ligase — protein MQIGEGFLKERYVPMQAFREEHRKSIENIEEFWTEQAKVLDWFKTWEKVLDDSNAPFFRWFVGGELNASYNALDRHIKEGKRNRAAIIWESERGETRTLTYYELYREVNRFASALKNLGVEKGDRVVIYMPLVPEVVIAMLASARIGAIHSVVFSGFSAEALATRINDAKAKVVITADYLYRRGKKLNLKEIVDKALLETPSVESVVILKREENGINMVEGRDYDWDELLEGAEKYVEPVPVESNHPLFILYTSGTTGKPKGIIHSTGGYLVYVAKTMEWAWGITESDLFWNTADVGWITGHSYLVYGPLTLGLTVMMYEGALNYPRPDRPWELIEKHGVTIFYTAPTAIRMLMRYGDEWVKKHDLSSLRLLGSVGEPINPRAWKWYYEVVGGGRCPIIDTWWQTETGGYMIYPSAGIQLPPLKPGSATFPGLGVDADVFKADGTPAEPNERGYLVIKKPWPGMLLGIWGNDERYIRTYWQRFSKPDEGVWIYYPADYAMKDDEGYFWIFGRADEVLNVSGHRIGTAEIEHALVLHPAVAEAAVIGRPDEIKGEVPVAFVILKEGYAPTERLKKELIDYVRETLGPISTPAEVFFVNKLPKTRSGKIMRRVLKALASGKGLGDLSTLEDEASVEEVKKALEGFEMR, from the coding sequence ATGCAGATTGGCGAAGGATTCCTGAAGGAAAGATACGTCCCCATGCAGGCCTTCCGGGAGGAACACAGGAAGTCCATTGAAAACATTGAGGAGTTCTGGACCGAGCAGGCCAAGGTTCTCGACTGGTTCAAGACGTGGGAGAAAGTTCTCGACGATTCAAATGCTCCCTTCTTCCGCTGGTTCGTTGGAGGCGAGCTGAACGCCAGCTATAACGCGCTGGACAGGCACATAAAAGAGGGAAAGAGGAACAGGGCCGCGATAATCTGGGAGAGCGAGAGGGGTGAAACGAGGACCCTAACTTATTACGAGCTTTACCGCGAGGTGAACCGCTTTGCCTCCGCGCTAAAGAACCTGGGCGTCGAGAAGGGCGACAGGGTTGTAATCTATATGCCCCTTGTCCCTGAGGTTGTTATAGCGATGCTGGCCAGTGCAAGAATCGGTGCAATCCACAGCGTCGTCTTCTCCGGTTTCTCCGCTGAGGCTTTGGCAACGAGGATAAACGACGCGAAGGCGAAGGTCGTCATTACGGCGGACTACCTCTACAGGCGCGGAAAGAAGCTGAACCTAAAGGAGATAGTTGACAAGGCCCTGCTCGAGACGCCCAGCGTTGAGAGCGTCGTCATTCTGAAGAGGGAGGAGAATGGCATCAACATGGTTGAGGGCAGGGACTACGACTGGGACGAGCTTCTCGAAGGGGCTGAAAAGTACGTCGAGCCTGTTCCGGTGGAGAGCAACCACCCGCTGTTCATACTCTACACGAGCGGAACCACAGGGAAGCCCAAGGGTATAATTCACTCCACCGGCGGTTACCTCGTGTACGTTGCCAAAACTATGGAGTGGGCCTGGGGGATAACCGAGAGCGACCTCTTCTGGAACACCGCCGATGTCGGCTGGATTACTGGACACAGCTATCTCGTTTACGGGCCTTTAACGCTCGGCTTAACGGTGATGATGTATGAAGGAGCGCTCAACTATCCAAGGCCAGACAGGCCCTGGGAGCTAATCGAGAAGCACGGCGTTACGATATTCTACACGGCTCCAACAGCGATAAGGATGCTCATGCGCTATGGAGATGAGTGGGTGAAGAAGCACGACCTCTCGAGTCTTCGCCTTCTCGGTTCGGTTGGAGAGCCCATTAACCCGAGGGCGTGGAAGTGGTATTACGAGGTTGTTGGCGGTGGAAGGTGCCCGATAATAGACACCTGGTGGCAGACGGAAACCGGGGGCTACATGATTTATCCCTCGGCTGGAATACAGTTGCCCCCGCTCAAGCCCGGCTCGGCCACCTTCCCGGGTCTCGGCGTTGATGCCGACGTTTTCAAAGCCGATGGAACACCGGCGGAGCCTAACGAGCGTGGCTACCTCGTGATAAAGAAGCCCTGGCCCGGAATGCTCCTTGGCATCTGGGGCAACGACGAGCGCTACATCAGAACCTACTGGCAGAGGTTCAGCAAACCTGATGAAGGGGTCTGGATTTACTATCCTGCCGACTACGCTATGAAGGACGACGAAGGCTACTTCTGGATATTCGGCAGGGCAGATGAGGTTCTCAACGTCTCCGGCCACAGGATTGGGACAGCTGAGATAGAACACGCTTTAGTCCTCCACCCTGCCGTGGCAGAGGCGGCAGTGATAGGCAGGCCCGACGAGATAAAGGGTGAAGTGCCTGTTGCCTTCGTAATCCTCAAGGAGGGCTATGCTCCAACAGAGAGATTAAAGAAAGAACTCATTGACTACGTTCGGGAAACCCTTGGACCGATATCAACTCCGGCTGAGGTGTTCTTCGTTAACAAACTGCCCAAAACGAGGAGCGGGAAGATAATGCGTCGCGTTTTAAAGGCCCTCGCCAGCGGAAAGGGGCTCGGTGACCTCTCAACGCTGGAAGACGAGGCGAGTGTGGAAGAAGTGAAAAAGGCACTGGAAGGCTTCGAGATGCGCTGA
- a CDS encoding radical SAM protein, whose amino-acid sequence MLAFGPVPSRRLGRSLGVNNIPDKVCSYACVYCQIGRTLKMEIERRPFYEPEFLFEEVSRKVEEAKARGEGIDYITFVPDGEPTLDVNLGREVELLRELGIPLAILTNSSLIWRDEVREDLLAFDYVSLKLDAVSESLWKRIDRPHKSLSLEKILDGMLAFRDDFDGTLVTETMLINVDYGNELERIADFLGELKPDRAYIAIPTRPPAEKWVEPADEETINLAYQLFNERLGERVEYLIGYEGNAFSSTGNVVEDILSITAVHPMREDALRELLRKNNADWSVVEGLLREGKLIRLNYRGKTFYMRALKSRKP is encoded by the coding sequence ATGTTAGCCTTTGGGCCTGTTCCATCGAGGAGGCTCGGCAGGAGCCTTGGGGTCAACAACATCCCCGACAAGGTCTGCAGTTACGCCTGCGTTTACTGCCAGATTGGCAGAACCCTGAAAATGGAAATCGAGAGGAGGCCCTTCTATGAGCCCGAGTTTCTCTTTGAAGAGGTCTCCAGGAAAGTCGAGGAAGCGAAAGCGAGGGGCGAGGGAATTGACTACATAACATTCGTTCCGGACGGTGAGCCCACTTTGGATGTAAACCTCGGCCGTGAAGTTGAACTGTTGAGGGAACTGGGAATTCCGCTCGCAATACTGACGAACTCCTCTCTAATCTGGAGGGATGAGGTAAGGGAAGACCTTTTGGCGTTCGATTACGTTTCGCTGAAGCTCGATGCCGTCAGCGAGTCCCTGTGGAAGAGGATTGACCGGCCCCACAAGAGCCTGAGCCTTGAGAAAATCCTCGACGGAATGCTCGCCTTTAGGGATGACTTCGATGGGACGCTCGTTACTGAAACGATGCTTATCAACGTTGACTACGGGAACGAGCTTGAGAGGATAGCCGACTTTCTGGGGGAACTGAAGCCAGATAGGGCATACATAGCGATTCCGACAAGGCCTCCGGCCGAAAAGTGGGTGGAACCAGCCGATGAAGAGACCATAAACCTTGCCTATCAGCTCTTCAACGAGCGCCTCGGTGAAAGGGTCGAATACCTAATCGGCTACGAGGGCAACGCCTTCTCCTCAACTGGGAACGTTGTGGAGGACATACTGTCGATTACTGCAGTTCACCCGATGCGCGAGGACGCTCTGCGGGAGCTCCTGAGGAAGAACAACGCGGACTGGAGTGTTGTCGAGGGGCTTTTGAGGGAAGGCAAACTCATACGCCTCAACTACCGCGGGAAGACGTTTTACATGAGGGCATTGAAGAGCAGAAAACCTTAA